A genomic region of Nitrosomonas ureae contains the following coding sequences:
- the pbpG gene encoding D-alanyl-D-alanine endopeptidase gives MKQVFILSCILFFYTGSSLAQKNNPDIKSQAALVFNAQNEYVIYDKNADKVMPIASITKLMTAIVTLDARLSPNEIITIENADVDKLKYTTSRLPVGSKLSRHELLKLSLMSSENRAAAALGRTYPGGTQAFVNAMNIKAKQMGMISSRFVEPTGLSSNNVATARDLAKLVAASNRYTVIREFSTASQHSVSPGNKRGQLQYVNSNSLVRSQNWTIDVSKTGYLNEAGRCLVMHAKISGQPVVIVLLNSWGKNTRIGDANRVKKWIESNPGRKQV, from the coding sequence ATGAAACAAGTATTTATTTTATCTTGCATTTTGTTTTTTTATACTGGCAGTTCCCTGGCACAAAAAAACAATCCGGATATTAAATCTCAGGCGGCTCTCGTTTTTAATGCACAAAATGAGTACGTCATCTACGACAAGAATGCCGATAAGGTTATGCCCATTGCTTCCATTACCAAATTGATGACGGCCATAGTTACGCTGGATGCACGTTTATCACCGAATGAAATCATCACGATAGAGAATGCTGATGTTGACAAGCTAAAGTACACCACTTCCCGTTTACCCGTAGGCAGTAAGCTTTCTAGACATGAGTTGTTGAAGTTATCATTGATGTCCTCAGAAAACCGCGCAGCGGCAGCGTTAGGGCGCACCTACCCTGGTGGTACTCAGGCATTTGTGAATGCCATGAACATCAAAGCCAAACAAATGGGTATGATTAGCAGCCGATTTGTCGAACCCACAGGATTAAGCAGTAACAATGTAGCGACTGCACGCGATTTGGCCAAACTGGTCGCTGCCTCCAATCGCTATACGGTAATACGCGAATTCTCCACCGCATCACAACATTCCGTATCTCCGGGAAACAAACGCGGTCAGTTGCAATATGTCAATTCCAATAGCTTAGTGCGCAGCCAGAACTGGACTATCGATGTTTCCAAAACCGGATACCTGAATGAGGCCGGGCGCTGTCTAGTCATGCACGCCAAAATTTCCGGGCAGCCCGTTGTTATCGTGCTTCTTAATTCATGGGGTAAAAATACGCGTATCGGTGACGCAAATCGTGTCAAGAAATGGATAGAAAGCAATCCAGGTCGCAAACAAGTATAG
- a CDS encoding carboxypeptidase M32, producing the protein MDQHYQNLVQKLEEIAHLNGVMSTLGWDQEVMMPAGAGEARAKQMAALAGVIHERMTDSALGDCLNELKEKNSDCLSEVERCNIREALHSYELEIKVPKRLVQELTELGSRGQGVWVMARQENKFSDFAPVLKRFLALKTEWAQCVSPDLRPYDANIDLFERGTTMDMITPLFERLKQTLIPLIEAIQNHPQQPDTSFLQGRFALDKQEALARKISQDIGFNIQQGRIDVSVHPFCGGSHPTDVRITTRYKDSDFIESLYSVIHETGHALYEQGRPYELGDVPAAESLTMGIHESQSLFWERMIAQGKPFCLHYFETIRATFPDNLKSATVDSFYRAINTCKPGFIRVEADEMTYPLHVILRYEIEKGLFDDSIRVDDLPGIWNELMQKYLGITPPTDTLGVLQDSHWSGGAFGYFPSYTLGAIYACQFYNTLKSEQPETETNITTGNFAPIKSWLNEKIHRQGRLYTPQELVQRVTGEALNPEHFIHYLTTKYSEIYQLA; encoded by the coding sequence ATGGATCAACATTATCAAAATTTAGTGCAAAAATTGGAAGAAATTGCCCATTTAAATGGCGTGATGAGTACGCTGGGGTGGGATCAGGAAGTGATGATGCCTGCAGGCGCCGGTGAGGCGCGCGCGAAACAGATGGCTGCGCTGGCGGGGGTGATTCATGAGCGCATGACTGATTCTGCGCTGGGGGATTGCTTGAATGAGTTGAAAGAAAAAAATTCAGATTGCTTGAGTGAAGTTGAACGCTGCAATATCCGTGAAGCGCTGCACAGTTATGAGTTGGAAATCAAAGTGCCGAAGCGGTTGGTGCAGGAGCTGACAGAGTTGGGTTCGCGCGGGCAGGGTGTTTGGGTGATGGCGCGGCAAGAGAATAAATTTTCCGATTTTGCGCCGGTGTTGAAACGTTTCCTGGCATTGAAGACCGAGTGGGCGCAGTGTGTATCGCCCGATTTGAGACCTTATGACGCCAATATCGATCTGTTTGAGCGCGGCACCACGATGGACATGATCACACCCCTGTTCGAGCGCTTGAAGCAGACGCTGATACCGTTGATCGAAGCTATTCAAAATCATCCTCAACAACCGGATACGTCATTCCTGCAGGGCAGGTTTGCGCTCGATAAACAGGAAGCGTTGGCACGTAAAATCAGCCAGGATATCGGTTTTAATATTCAACAAGGTCGGATCGATGTGTCGGTGCATCCTTTTTGCGGTGGCAGTCATCCCACCGATGTGCGGATTACAACGCGTTATAAGGATAGTGACTTTATCGAATCATTGTATTCGGTAATTCATGAAACCGGTCATGCACTGTACGAACAGGGACGCCCGTATGAGTTGGGTGATGTGCCGGCCGCGGAATCCTTAACGATGGGAATTCATGAATCCCAATCATTGTTTTGGGAACGCATGATTGCTCAGGGTAAGCCATTCTGCCTGCATTATTTCGAGACGATCCGGGCCACATTTCCCGATAATCTGAAATCCGCCACTGTGGATTCGTTTTATCGTGCGATCAATACGTGTAAGCCGGGTTTTATCCGTGTGGAAGCGGATGAGATGACTTATCCGTTGCATGTCATATTGCGCTACGAGATCGAAAAGGGTCTGTTTGACGATTCGATACGGGTCGATGATTTACCCGGGATTTGGAATGAATTAATGCAGAAATATCTGGGAATTACGCCGCCCACGGATACGTTGGGCGTATTGCAGGATTCGCATTGGAGCGGCGGGGCGTTTGGGTATTTTCCTTCGTATACATTGGGTGCGATATATGCCTGTCAGTTTTATAACACCTTAAAGAGCGAGCAACCGGAGACGGAAACAAACATTACAACAGGAAATTTTGCGCCGATTAAAAGCTGGTTAAACGAAAAAATTCACCGCCAAGGCAGACTTTACACGCCACAAGAGCTTGTGCAGCGTGTAACCGGTGAAGCTTTGAATCCGGAACATTTTATTCATTACTTAACCACTAAATACAGTGAAATTTACCAGTTGGCTTAG
- the hemJ gene encoding protoporphyrinogen oxidase HemJ, translated as MLWIKSLHIIFMVTWFAGLFYLPRLFVYHAMCEDQPGRERFKIMERKLYYGIMTPGAVLTVVFGVWLWLGYGFSGSWLYAKLALVLILIIYHYYCGKYVKAFKNNANQHGHVFYRWFNEFPVLVLFAVVILVVVKPDLMIVISGLFE; from the coding sequence ATGCTCTGGATTAAATCACTGCACATTATTTTCATGGTCACCTGGTTCGCGGGACTATTCTACCTTCCACGTTTGTTTGTTTATCACGCGATGTGCGAAGACCAACCCGGCAGAGAGCGCTTCAAGATCATGGAGCGCAAACTGTATTATGGCATCATGACCCCCGGCGCGGTGCTAACTGTAGTGTTCGGCGTGTGGCTTTGGCTGGGCTACGGTTTCTCGGGAAGCTGGTTGTACGCCAAGCTGGCATTGGTATTGATACTGATCATCTATCATTATTACTGCGGAAAATATGTTAAAGCGTTTAAAAACAATGCCAATCAGCATGGTCACGTATTTTACCGCTGGTTCAATGAATTTCCAGTGTTAGTTTTGTTTGCGGTGGTGATACTGGTGGTGGTTAAGCCTGACCTGATGATAGTGATTTCCGGGTTATTTGAGTAG
- a CDS encoding helix-turn-helix domain-containing protein: protein MSDLRKYVSKRKAVDVAFNENYEEGYQAFKIGVLLRQAREASGLTQEQIAEKLNTKKSAISRIENHAEDIKLSTLEKFAAVLGCKIEVSISQDS from the coding sequence ATGAGTGATTTAAGAAAATATGTCAGCAAGCGGAAGGCGGTTGATGTTGCATTTAATGAGAATTATGAAGAAGGCTATCAGGCTTTTAAAATAGGTGTGCTGCTTCGACAAGCCAGAGAAGCCTCCGGGCTAACACAAGAACAGATTGCTGAGAAACTTAACACAAAGAAATCAGCAATATCGAGAATCGAAAATCATGCCGAAGATATCAAACTATCGACTTTAGAGAAATTTGCAGCCGTTCTTGGTTGTAAAATTGAAGTTTCTATTAGTCAGGATAGTTGA
- a CDS encoding type II toxin-antitoxin system RelE/ParE family toxin: MRTIHFYRSESGACPVEDFLDSLSGEQVQKVTWVLQLIEDLEVIPAQYFKKLVNTDDLWEVRIQAGNNIFRLLGFLEGKQVVILNHAFQKKTQKTPAKEILIAEARKKEYLKRRK; the protein is encoded by the coding sequence ATGAGAACGATTCATTTTTACCGATCGGAGTCAGGCGCTTGTCCGGTAGAAGATTTTTTGGATTCCTTATCGGGAGAGCAAGTGCAAAAAGTAACTTGGGTATTGCAGTTGATTGAAGATCTGGAAGTTATTCCTGCGCAGTATTTTAAGAAACTGGTGAATACTGATGATTTATGGGAAGTTCGAATTCAAGCAGGAAATAACATTTTTCGATTATTGGGTTTTCTGGAAGGCAAGCAAGTGGTGATTCTAAATCATGCTTTTCAGAAAAAAACACAAAAAACGCCTGCAAAAGAAATTCTGATCGCCGAAGCGCGTAAGAAAGAATATCTCAAAAGGAGAAAATAA
- the def gene encoding peptide deformylase, protein MAIKPVLKMGEPLLLQVAKPVDRFDTPELHALIQDMQDTMAHLNGAGLAAPQIGMSLQVVIFGFEKNQRYPDADEVPFTVLLNPHLTPLSDDKEDGWEGCLSVPGLRGVVPRYTSLRYQGFDQYGSAIDRNVNGFHARVVQHECDHLQGILYPMRIKDFRQFGFTEVLFPGQVVVDD, encoded by the coding sequence ATGGCCATTAAACCGGTACTCAAAATGGGTGAGCCATTGCTGCTGCAAGTGGCTAAACCTGTCGATCGATTCGATACCCCGGAACTGCATGCGCTGATCCAGGATATGCAGGATACCATGGCGCATTTGAATGGCGCGGGCCTGGCGGCGCCCCAAATCGGCATGAGTCTGCAAGTCGTCATTTTTGGGTTTGAAAAGAATCAACGTTATCCCGATGCCGACGAAGTGCCCTTTACCGTGCTCCTCAATCCGCATTTGACGCCATTATCCGACGACAAAGAAGACGGCTGGGAAGGTTGCCTCAGCGTACCCGGCCTGCGCGGCGTCGTACCACGCTATACGAGCCTGCGCTATCAGGGCTTCGATCAATACGGCTCAGCGATCGACCGCAACGTCAATGGTTTTCACGCGCGCGTGGTACAGCATGAATGTGATCACTTGCAGGGGATTCTGTATCCGATGCGGATCAAGGATTTTAGACAGTTCGGGTTTACGGAGGTGCTGTTTCCGGGGCAGGTGGTTGTGGATGATTAG